One stretch of Prosthecobacter debontii DNA includes these proteins:
- a CDS encoding ImmA/IrrE family metallo-endopeptidase, producing the protein MGFRVIEPSAIPGLSEGHLKVLTGDGKNNWSAVLIKAENGDGGLIINNPTHSPCRRESNIFHEISHDLCQHEPDEVINLGGLAVRSFSSEKEEQAERLGYALHISRDALFWAAKRKLTRSGIAEHFCASEILVRHRINSTAVERILKRAIPT; encoded by the coding sequence ATGGGATTCCGCGTCATAGAGCCGTCGGCGATTCCAGGACTCTCTGAAGGTCACCTGAAAGTCCTCACCGGAGACGGCAAAAACAATTGGTCGGCTGTTTTGATCAAAGCGGAAAACGGAGATGGGGGTCTCATCATCAACAATCCGACACACTCGCCTTGCCGTCGGGAGAGCAACATCTTCCATGAGATCAGCCACGACTTGTGCCAGCACGAGCCAGATGAGGTGATCAACTTGGGCGGCCTCGCTGTCAGGTCATTTTCTTCAGAAAAGGAGGAACAAGCTGAGAGGCTGGGCTATGCCCTTCACATCTCTCGCGATGCGCTGTTTTGGGCGGCGAAGAGGAAACTGACCCGGAGCGGAATCGCTGAACATTTTTGTGCGAGCGAAATCCTCGTTCGGCATCGAATCAACTCGACGGCAGTCGAACGAATCTTAAAAAGGGCCATTCCGACCTGA
- a CDS encoding helix-turn-helix transcriptional regulator → MGTLPFFWATIRAPLHCLGPHEKRVKGYPDSPKTLGEHLRKRRLDLGETQEQAASRFGVTFTSYNGWEADRIAPKVWQWPKVIQFLGYDPTPAPTNLDQALTSLQRRHGLPRELLAVRLGIERKTLFNWLSGKTSPCPKARQRILKSPLLGAAALFPFFSTQTT, encoded by the coding sequence ATGGGTACGTTGCCTTTTTTCTGGGCCACAATCCGGGCACCCCTACATTGCCTCGGCCCCCACGAGAAGCGGGTGAAAGGCTACCCAGACTCCCCCAAGACACTTGGGGAGCACCTTCGGAAGCGCCGCCTCGACCTCGGGGAGACACAGGAGCAGGCGGCTTCTCGGTTCGGGGTGACATTCACCTCCTACAACGGCTGGGAGGCCGACCGGATTGCGCCGAAAGTTTGGCAATGGCCCAAAGTGATCCAGTTCCTCGGCTACGACCCGACTCCAGCCCCCACGAATCTTGACCAAGCCCTAACATCCCTCCAGCGGCGTCACGGTCTGCCACGAGAGTTGCTGGCAGTTCGACTTGGAATCGAACGAAAGACCCTCTTCAATTGGCTCTCGGGCAAAACAAGCCCTTGTCCGAAAGCTCGACAACGGATTCTGAAATCCCCTCTTCTCGGTGCCGCTGCCCTCTTCCCATTCTTTAGCACGCAGACGACCTGA